A portion of the Vicinamibacterales bacterium genome contains these proteins:
- a CDS encoding phosphomannomutase/phosphoglucomutase produces the protein MTPVNPGIFKAYDIRGTYPTEIDESVARDVGRGFVTYLKAKRIAVCHDMRLSSPSLAEAFIEGATSQGAGVVNYGLAGTDMLYYAVAAEGFDGGAMITASHNPKQYNGMKLVRQGAFPLSGDAGISDIRDMLTGGTLPNPVAIRGPVTKADMLDAYVEHVMRFVDPAVIKPFNVVLDAGCGIGGLVAPMLFARLPCRTTELCFTIDGTFPTHEANPLIEENRRDIVEEVVRQRADVGIAWDGDADRCFFIDGQGQFVPGDFITALLAEAFLIKNPGATIIYDLRASYAVKDTVARYGGTALMNRVGHAFIKRRMREDNAVFGGEVTGHYYFRENFYADNGFIPALLILELMSRKGQTLEALLAPLRERYFISGEINTKVGTMEAVNAKLSGLAAKYADAKVYHLDGVSVEYSDWHFNVRPSNTEPLLRLNLEGQTPELMEEKRDEVLAFIRS, from the coding sequence ATGACACCTGTGAACCCCGGCATCTTCAAGGCGTACGACATCCGCGGCACCTACCCGACTGAGATCGACGAGTCGGTGGCGCGCGACGTTGGGCGGGGATTCGTCACGTACCTGAAGGCGAAGCGCATCGCCGTGTGCCATGACATGCGCCTGTCTTCGCCGTCGCTCGCCGAAGCGTTCATCGAGGGCGCCACCAGTCAGGGCGCCGGCGTCGTGAACTACGGCCTGGCCGGCACCGACATGCTGTACTACGCCGTCGCAGCCGAGGGCTTCGATGGCGGCGCGATGATCACGGCGTCGCACAACCCGAAACAGTACAACGGCATGAAGCTCGTGCGCCAGGGGGCCTTTCCGCTGAGCGGCGATGCCGGCATCTCGGACATCCGCGACATGCTGACGGGCGGGACGCTGCCGAATCCCGTGGCGATCCGCGGACCCGTCACGAAGGCGGACATGCTCGACGCCTATGTCGAGCACGTGATGAGGTTCGTCGACCCGGCGGTCATCAAGCCCTTCAACGTCGTCCTCGACGCCGGCTGCGGAATCGGCGGCCTGGTGGCGCCGATGCTGTTCGCACGGCTGCCTTGTCGGACAACCGAGCTGTGCTTCACGATCGACGGCACCTTCCCCACCCACGAAGCCAACCCCCTCATCGAGGAGAACCGGAGGGATATCGTCGAGGAGGTGGTGAGGCAGAGGGCTGACGTCGGCATCGCCTGGGACGGCGACGCGGATCGGTGTTTCTTCATCGACGGTCAGGGCCAGTTCGTGCCGGGCGACTTCATCACCGCTCTCCTCGCCGAGGCGTTCCTCATCAAGAACCCGGGCGCGACGATCATCTACGATCTGCGCGCCAGCTACGCCGTGAAGGACACCGTGGCGCGGTACGGGGGTACGGCCCTGATGAACCGCGTGGGCCATGCCTTCATCAAGCGCCGGATGCGGGAGGACAACGCGGTATTTGGCGGTGAGGTGACCGGGCACTACTACTTCCGCGAGAACTTCTACGCGGACAACGGCTTCATCCCCGCACTGCTCATCCTCGAGTTGATGTCGCGAAAGGGACAAACGCTGGAGGCGCTGCTGGCGCCTCTGAGGGAACGCTATTTCATCTCCGGCGAGATCAACACGAAGGTCGGCACCATGGAGGCGGTGAACGCCAAACTGAGCGGCCTCGCAGCGAAGTACGCCGACGCGAAGGTGTATCACCTGGATGGCGTGTCGGTCGAGTACTCCGACTGGCACTTCAATGTGCGGCCGTCGAACACCGAGCCGCTGCTGCGGCTGAACCTCGAGGGTCAGACCCCGGAACTGATGGAAGAGAAACGCGACGAGGTACTGGCGTTCATCAGGAGCTGA
- a CDS encoding NDP-sugar synthase, translated as MKAILLAGGKGTRLRPLTIHTPKPIVPIFGRPFLHYQIDLVKRLPEIDEVVLSLNYQPRRIEEVFGHGEGLGVKISYVVEPTPLGTAGAVKYAGKEHDDTVVVFNGDVMTAVDLAAVLKLHRDRKAQATIVLTPVDNPSAYGLVETDADGNVRRFLEKPKPEEITCNTINAGIYILEPSTFDRIPKDTAWSIERSYFPSLVERGETFIAYVYNGYWIDIGTRDNYTQVHRDIMDHRFTAPPFEGTPQNFALVAPDARIEDGAQVQGPCFVDGGAIIKSGAIVAPYSVIGRQCHVEEDARIDASIIWANTRIGRDATVRHSILGRHCHVGRNSVLDGGIVLGDKSVVTDYSRL; from the coding sequence ATGAAAGCCATACTCCTGGCCGGGGGCAAGGGCACGCGCCTTCGCCCATTGACCATCCACACGCCGAAACCGATCGTCCCGATCTTCGGTCGGCCGTTCCTGCACTACCAGATTGATCTCGTCAAGCGACTGCCGGAGATCGATGAGGTCGTGCTCAGCCTGAACTACCAGCCGCGCCGCATCGAAGAGGTGTTCGGCCACGGCGAGGGCCTCGGGGTGAAGATCTCCTACGTCGTGGAACCGACACCTCTTGGGACCGCCGGAGCGGTGAAGTACGCGGGGAAGGAACACGACGACACGGTCGTCGTGTTCAACGGTGACGTCATGACGGCCGTGGACCTTGCGGCCGTGTTGAAGCTGCACCGCGACCGCAAGGCGCAAGCCACCATCGTCCTCACGCCCGTTGACAACCCGTCGGCTTACGGCCTCGTCGAGACCGACGCAGACGGCAACGTCCGGCGGTTCCTCGAGAAACCGAAGCCCGAGGAGATCACCTGCAACACGATCAACGCCGGCATCTACATCCTCGAGCCGAGCACCTTCGATCGGATCCCCAAGGACACGGCGTGGTCGATCGAGCGGAGTTACTTCCCATCGCTGGTCGAACGGGGCGAGACCTTCATCGCCTACGTCTACAACGGCTACTGGATTGACATCGGCACGCGGGACAATTACACCCAGGTCCATCGCGACATCATGGACCACCGGTTCACGGCGCCGCCGTTCGAGGGCACGCCGCAGAACTTCGCGCTCGTGGCACCCGACGCCCGCATCGAAGACGGTGCGCAGGTTCAGGGGCCGTGCTTCGTCGATGGCGGCGCGATCATCAAGAGCGGCGCGATCGTGGCCCCGTACTCGGTCATTGGCCGCCAGTGCCACGTCGAGGAGGACGCGCGGATCGACGCGTCGATCATCTGGGCGAATACACGGATCGGGCGCGATGCGACCGTGCGCCACTCGATCCTCGGCCGGCACTGCCACGTCGGGCGGAATTCGGTGCTCGACGGCGGGATCGTGCTCGGTGACAAGTCCGTGGTCACTGACTACAGCAGGCTCTGA
- the pgsA gene encoding CDP-diacylglycerol--glycerol-3-phosphate 3-phosphatidyltransferase has product MNLPNALTLSRIFLVPLLVVVLLTKFEGRLVLGVPKDLAAAAIFGLASLTDWLDGYLARRRKQITPLGQMMDPLADKLLTSAAFISLVQLEMAPAWMIAIIIGRELAITALRSIGYSRGVNIPASPMGKVKMGAEVVAIMALTLRPRLGPLAFVGPAALWVAVATAVISAVDYYRRFMRGPGPRSAEIAGPPL; this is encoded by the coding sequence ATGAATCTTCCCAACGCGTTGACGCTGTCTCGCATCTTCCTGGTGCCACTCCTCGTCGTCGTCCTGTTGACGAAGTTCGAGGGACGCCTCGTCCTCGGTGTGCCGAAGGATCTGGCGGCGGCAGCGATTTTTGGCCTGGCGTCACTGACCGACTGGCTCGACGGGTACCTGGCGCGCCGCCGCAAGCAAATTACGCCGCTCGGCCAGATGATGGACCCGCTGGCCGACAAGTTGCTGACCTCGGCGGCCTTCATCTCGCTCGTTCAGCTGGAAATGGCGCCTGCGTGGATGATTGCGATCATCATCGGGCGCGAACTGGCCATTACGGCGCTGCGGAGCATCGGCTATTCCCGGGGCGTGAACATTCCGGCGTCGCCGATGGGCAAGGTGAAGATGGGCGCCGAAGTCGTGGCGATCATGGCGCTGACGCTGAGACCACGGCTGGGTCCGCTCGCGTTCGTCGGGCCGGCGGCGCTCTGGGTGGCGGTGGCGACGGCGGTGATCTCCGCGGTGGATTACTACCGCCGGTTCATGCGCGGACCCGGACCGCGATCGGCCGAAATCGCAGGTCCGCCGCTCTAG